From the genome of Torulaspora globosa chromosome 2, complete sequence, one region includes:
- the PHO90 gene encoding SPX domain-containing inorganic phosphate transporter (ancestral locus Anc_1.136), with amino-acid sequence MRFSHFLKYNAVPEWQSHYMDYSDLKNLIYTLQTDELKLNGEVVEVAENGELKGSSSPRQMARRLFKSKLFNKGSAAERAGNDAKNDDNIQEETFELEELPSPKLGPSNHLKNAPFRKVKEKFFESRRSSLSSEGKTLLSPQDTFVRSLEEEKLKVDDFYKRMEAKFYEKFDNLVKDLEKIGVCGLSDDSARSLNNGSSFGQEDERSQEPSYRAQNDFYSEEEFDEEDDYDVQDNTALLNYSQFNVKSQKTSLLKQSTVNLYIDLCQLKSFIELNRIGFSKITKKFDKVMHQNTRRDLIQSEEFYKDTYIFQHATLRVLNGKISKAIEFYAILKDQPSNIEMCKHELKSFLHDHIVWERSNTWKDMLGLLSQEKDLQGEGTGSDFSRSKLELEYYQYYLPRPLNFKVFQVTKLMVPKLFFTWKAFKIAFIITVTGVLLGVKTFNDEAQHRCMALVECVAFLWASEAIPLYATAILVPLLVVLFRVLKDSEGHVLGAAAASSEILSQMWSSTIMILLAGFTLGEALAQYDIARVLASWLLAAAGTKPRNVLLMAMGVVFFLSMWISNVAAPVLTYSLLSPLLDPLEASSPFAKALVMGVALAADVGGMASPIASPQNVISMNFLKPYGIGWGQFFAVALPTGILSLLCAWGVMCFTFKFHKTRLQKFTPIKTRFTLKQYFVIVVSIGTILLWCVESKIENAFGSSGQIAAIPIVLFFGTGLLSTHDLNSFPWSIVVLAMGGIALGKGVSSSGLLGTIARSLQRKIANDGLFAILCIFGILMLVVGTFVSHTVSAIIIIPLVQEVGDRMTAKNSAPVLIFGCALLASCGMGLPSSGFPNVTAISMTDKKGQRYLNVSSFITRGVPASLLAFLCVITIGYGISISVIKGV; translated from the coding sequence ATGCGATTTTCGCATTTCTTAAAGTATAATGCTGTGCCTGAATGGCAAAGCCATTATATGGACTACAGCGATCTGAAAAACTTGATCTATACTCTACAGACAGATGAGCTGAAACTGAATGGTGAAGTTGTCGAGGTTGCAGAGAATGGCGAGCTTAAgggatcttcttcgccgAGACAGATGGCGAGAAGGTTGTTCAAGAGTAAACTGTTTAACAAGGGAAGTGCTGCAGAGAGAGCTGGCAATGATGCCAAGAACGATGATAATATTCAGGAAGAAACTTTCGAATTGGAAGAGCTCCCCTCTCCGAAGCTCGGACCGAGTaatcatttgaagaatgcaCCGTTCAGGAAGGTCAAGGAAAAGTTCTTTGAGTCTAGACGATCGTCTCTCTCCAGCGAGGGGAAGACGCTGCTTAGCCCTCAGGATACGTTTGTGAGAAGCctggaggaggaaaagTTGAAAGTAGATGATTTCTACAAGAGAATGGAAGCGAAATTTTACGAAAAGTTCGATAACCTGGTgaaagatcttgaaaaaatcgGTGTTTGTGGGTTGAGCGATGATTCAGCCCGCTCTCTTAACAACGGTTCCAGTTTTGGTCAGGAGGACGAGAGGTCTCAGGAGCCATCTTATAGAGCACAGAATGATTTTTATTCggaagaagagttcgacgaagaggacgatTACGATGTTCAAGACAACACTGCTCTGTTGAACTACTCTCAGTTCAATGTCAAATCGCAGAAAACGTCTCTCCTAAAGCAGTCGACGGTCAATCTGTACATTGATCTTTGCCAATTGAAGTCCTTTATTGAGTTGAACCGTATAGgcttcagcaagatcaCCAAAAAATTTGATAAAGTAATGCATCAAAATACCAGACGAGATCTGATCCAATCGGAGGAGTTCTACAAGGATACGTATATTTTCCAGCATGCTACACTTAGAGTGCTGAATGGAAAAATATCGAAAGCTATTGAGTTTTACGCAATTCTCAAAGATCAACCTTCCAACATCGAGATGTGCAAACATGAGTTGAAGTCCTTTCTTCACGACCACATTGTTTGGGAGAGAAGTAACACATGGAAAGACATGTTGGGATTGCTTTCGCAAGaaaaagatcttcaaggTGAAGGGACAGGCTCTGATTTTAGCCGCAGTAAGCTGGAATTGGAGTATTACCAGTACTATTTGCCAAGGCCGCTGAATTTCAAGGTTTTCCAAGTGACTAAGCTGATGGTTCCAAAGTTATTCTTTACTTGGAAGGCGTTCAAAATTGCCTTCATAATTACGGTTACCGGTGTCCTTTTAGGAGTGAAAACTTTCAACGACGAAGCACAACACCGCTGTATGGCTCTCGTGGAATGCGTAGCATTCCTGTGGGCCAGTGAAGCGATTCCGTTATACGCGACAGCTATTTTGGTTCCACTACTTGTGGTCTTATTCCGAGTCTTGAAGGATTCAGAAGGTCATGTCCTTGGtgctgcagcagcttcCTCAGAGATTCTATCGCAAATGTGGTCCTCTACGATCATGATCTTACTCGCAGGTTTCACTTTGGGCGAAGCTCTCGCCCAGTATGACATTGCCAGAGTGCTTGCATCTTGGCTACTGGCTGCAGCAGGAACGAAGCCTAGGAATGTGCTTTTGATGGCAATGGGTGTggttttcttcttatcGATGTGGATTTCAAATGTCGCCGCACCGGTACTAACTTATTCACTGCTGTCGCCTTTGTTAGATCCTCTGGAAGCATCTTCACCGTTTGCAAAAGCGCTGGTTATGGGCGTCGCTTTGGCGGCTGATGTTGGTGGTATGGCATCACCAATTGCCTCTCCACAGAATGTCATATCCATGAACTTCCTGAAGCCTTATGGCATCGGTTGGGGTCAGTTCTTTGCCGTGGCTCTACCGACTGGTATACTTTCATTGCTGTGCGCATGGGGTGTAATGTGCTTCACCTTCAAATTTCACAAGACACGGTTGCAAAAATTCACACCTATTAAAACCCGCTTTACTTTGAAGCAATACTTTGTCATCGTTGTAAGCATTGGCACGATTTTGTTATGGTGTGTCGAGTCGAAAATTGAGAATGCCTTTGGTTCGTCCGGTCAAATTGCAGCCATACCTATAGTCCTATTTTTTGGTACTGGTTTACTCTCAACGCATGATCTGAACTCATTTCCATGGTCAATTGTGGTTCTTGCTATGGGTGGTATTGCCCTGGGGAAGGGTGTGTCAAGCTCTGGTCTTTTGGGCACAATAGCCCGTTCTCTGCAGAGGAAAATTGCAAACGATGGCTTGTTCGCTATTCTTTGTATCTTTGGTATCTTAATGTTGGTCGTTGGTACATTTGTTTCCCACACCGTCTCCGccatcatcatcatccCACTGGTTCAAGAAGTCGGCGATAGAATGACAGCCAAGAATAGCGCCCCAGTCCTGATCTTCGGCTGTGCGCTACTGGCGTCTTGCGGCATGGGCTTGCCATCCTCAGGTTTCCCCAATGTAACCGCAATATCGATGACAGATAAAAAGGGCCAGAGATATCTGAACGTCAGCTCCTTCATAACGAGAGGTGTTCCGGCTTCACTCTTGGCATTCCTATGCGTTATTACCATAGGGTATGGTATTTCAATTTCTGTCATCAAAGGTGTCtga
- the UBP12 gene encoding putative ubiquitin-specific protease UBP12 (ancestral locus Anc_1.137) — protein sequence MISDDKTCQTIEASEDAMLDASSKDGGKAVERAEEAGRRDESPDILTLESQREIISKILKDHSELAREGDEMCIIPQLWYDKFLDEEISDSTELGPMDTSSICRDYKNFILEDYERRPYLSIPRSAFEKLVEWYGLTARSQPVTTVLVHDSEAGGLVTEYNKCILKIHYLVLSSEERRYANEHPIYITTSRLSTVGDVLEEIYQAFYRKESHLGVDNKTKVWYVKDSSTDNRDSVLSLTYKLNPLQFMELPVKTLVTSQLEKYTLKKLEITSGDFVVEVKQRGQNYHWLSNYFIYNKLKPSEGTIGLSNLGNSCYMNSALQCLMHIPELRDYFLYNGYESEINIENPLGYQGHIAKAFSMLVQALFMDSIVPRNTAFSPTSFKSTIGHFNSMFFGYMQQDSQEFLAFILDGLHEDLNRIRDKPYLEKPSLTPEMDADDPKTVKKLADDTWKMHLLRNDSIVTDLFVGLYKSTLECPQCETVSITFDPYNDLTLPLPVNATCCLNIKVFPQNSPPCIIKIEISKTASYQQLKTYVGEYAKIEPSNLYGCEIFNHQFCSNYESPETMSHFLPVQELISDPEDVIFYELVASPTDIIVPVLNTRIEEGFETASLFGVPFFIVLSSDEAKNPGLIRLKLEKYYTNLSGGFVEFPLSTMNEVPSIESRPLLQQKYNRDELCAHEEIFRYSATDTANLDGYFSIKVLQSSKLKPFARVPSTESDSQFYIPTSRLNLKEASNINELLDPIVRDIYDYSNFEKRFTSCGESENHLEQTNNHYSSEAACEDQIGSDIEIDSVGAAEDMGKSREGEEDEMNRKPDAEINAIIQPRDIILCEWTTSGIEEAFAQDKDIDWEHPAELVNKEITRGSTQEGKTKKENITLYDCLKLFSKKEVLSMDDSWYCPTCKEHRQASKQIQLWNTPDILLIHLKRFENQRSFSDKIDDVVHFPIEGLDMGEYIVESDSKGSIYDLIAVDNHYGGIGGGHYTAYVKQNDKWYYFDDSRVTETDPQHSIAGSAYLLFYLRRTGNGKVGGEKLQAVLNESRREHDLKMQKMQEQQYALYVTNKTDEEEETDDESNASDDSNDDHLSDACCNAQPSINNSARGFVSRPSQRSIASLEVGSANRELAEGLENNLGRRKLRKTHTAPSTSNSPASSVSSDGAESISAVLTGSKINDGVIAQSPAKE from the coding sequence ATGATCAGCGATGATAAAACGTGTCAAACAATCGAAGCATCTGAGGATGCAATGCTTGATGCCTCCAGTAAAGATGGTGGAAAAGCTGTagaaagagcagaagaagctggaagaagagatgaaTCTCCTGATATACTGACTCTGGAAAGCCAACGTGAGATCATATCTAAGATTTTAAAAGATCACTCTGAGCTAGCGCGAGAAGGCGACGAAATGTGTATTATACCGCAATTATGGTACGATAAATTCCTGGATGAAGAGATCAGCGATTCGACCGAGCTGGGACCTATGGATACATCATCCATTTGTCGAGATTATAAGAACTTTATCCTTGAGGACTATGAGCGGCGTCCGTATCTGTCAATCCCAAGGtctgcttttgaaaaattggttgAATGGTACGGCTTGACAGCACGGTCGCAGCCAGTGACGACCGTCTTAGTTCATGATTCAGAAGCCGGCGGCCTGGTCACCGAATACAATAAATGCATTTTGAAAATTCATTATTTGGTGTTAAGCAGTGAGGAACGGCGGTACGCTAACGAACATCCGATATACATCACGACTTCCCGGCTGTCGACAGTAGGAGACGTGTTGGAAGAGATATATCAAGCGTTTTATCGCAAGGAGTCTCATCTAGGTGTAGATAATAAAACCAAAGTGTGGTACGTTAAAGATTCAAGCACGGACAATCGAGATAGCGTTCTTTCGTTAACCTATAAGTTGAATCCGCTCCAGTTCATGGAGCTGCCAGTGAAGACCCTGGTGACCTCTCAGCTCGAAAAGTAcacattgaagaaattggagaTCACATCAGGCGATTTCGTGGTAGAAGTTAAACAGAGGGGACAAAACTACCACTGGTTGTCGAACTATTTTATTTATAACAAGCTTAAGCCTTCGGAAGGAACTATTGGGTTAAGCAATTTGGGTAATAGCTGCTACATGAACTCGGCATTGCAATGCCTTATGCACATCCCTGAATTACGGGATTATTTTCTTTACAATGGCTACGAGAGTGAAATAAATATTGAAAACCCACTTGGCTACCAAGGGCACATTGCTAAAGCATTTTCCATGCTTGTACAGGCGCTTTTTATGGATTCCATTGTGCCGCGTAACACTGCATTCTCTCCCACCTCTTTTAAATCCACAATAGGGCATTTTAACAGTATGTTCTTCGGCTATATGCAGCAGGATTCACAAGAATTCTTGGCCTTTATACTGGACGGACTTCACGAAGATTTGAACAGAATCCGTGATAAACCATACCTCGAGAAGCCGTCGCTAACGCCGGAAATGGATGCCGATGATCCAAAAACTGTCAAAAAACTCGCTGACGATACATGGAAGATGCACCTCCTACGGAATGATTCTATAGTGACCGATCTTTTCGTTGGGCTTTATAAATCCACACTTGAATGCCCGCAATGCGAAACAGTCTCTATTACATTCGACCCCTATAACGATCTCACTTTACCATTGCCAGTCAATGCAACATGCTGCTTGAATATCAAGGTATTTCCACAGAACTCTCCGCCATGTATTATCAAAATCGAGATAAGCAAAACCGCTTCTTACCAACAGCTTAAAACATATGTTGGAGAATACGCAAAGATTGAGCCAAGCAACCTTTATGGTTGTGAAATATTCAATCACCAGTTCTGCAGCAACTACGAATCTCCAGAAACAATGTCACATTTTCTTCCAGTACAAGAACTGATATCGGATCCTGAGGACGTTATATTTTACGAGTTGGTAGCCTCCCCTACAGATATTATAGTTCCGGTTCTAAACACAAGGAtagaagaaggctttgaaacCGCCAGTTTGTTTGGAGTaccatttttcattgtTCTTTCATCCGACGAGGCTAAAAACCCGGGACTCATTAGACTCAAGTTGGAGAAGTACTATACAAACCTAAGTGGAGGCTTTGTAGAATTTCCTCTATCAACCATGAACGAAGTGCCATCAATCGAGTCTCGTCCTCTGCTTCAACAAAAATACAATAGGGATGAGTTGTGCGCTCATGAAGAGATATTTAGATATTCTGCCACTGACACTGCGAATCTCGATGGCTATTTCTCGATTAAGGtgcttcaaagcagcaaGTTGAAACCATTCGCGAGAGTACCATCAACTGAAAGCGATTCGCAGTTTTATATTCCTACCTCTCGTTTGAACCTAAAGGAGGCAAGCAATATCAATGAGCTCCTAGATCCTATTGTCAGAGACATCTACGATTACTCCAATTTCGAGAAACGTTTCACGAGCTGTGGTGAAAGTGAAAACCACCTTGAGCAGACCAACAATCATTATTCAAGTGAGGCTGCTTGCGAAGACCAAATTGGTTCCGATATAGAAATTGACAGCGTAGGCGCTGCAGAAGATATGGGTAAATCCCGTGAAggcgaagaggatgaaatgAACCGTAAGCCCGATGCGGAAATAAATGCCATTATTCAGCCTCGAGATATCATCTTGTGTGAGTGGACTACTTCaggtattgaagaagccTTTGCCCAAGACAAAGATATTGATTGGGAACATCCGGCAGAATTGGTGAACAAGGAAATTACCCGTGGATCAACACAAGAAGGTAAGacgaagaaagaaaatatTACTTTGTATGATTGCTTAAAGcttttctcgaagaaagaggtGCTTTCAATGGATGATTCATGGTATTGTCCAACATGCAAGGAACATAGACAAGCAAGCAAACAAATTCAGCTGTGGAATACTCCAGATATACTACTCATACATTTGAAAAGGTTTGAAAATCAGAGGTCGTTCAGCGACAAGATTGATGACGTTGTTCACTTCCCAATTGAAGGACTTGACATGGGCGAATATATTGTTGAAAGTGACTCCAAAGGTTCCATATATGACTTGATAGCAGTTGACAATCATTACGGTGGCATTGGCGGTGGTCACTATACGGCGTACGTTAAACAAAACGACAAGTGGTATTACTTTGATGATTCTAGAGTCACTGAAACTGACCCCCAGCATAGTATTGCCGGTTCGGCCTATCTTTTGTTCTATTTGCGCCGTACAGGCAATGGGAAGGTTGgaggtgaaaaattgcaaGCAGTACTAAATGAATCTCGGAGGGAGCATGATCTTAAAATGCAGAAGATGCAAGAGCAGCAGTATGCACTATACGTTACCAACAAAactgatgaggaagaggaaacaGACGATGAAAGCAACGCGTCTGAtgattcaaatgatgaTCATCTCAGTGATGCCTGCTGCAATGCACAGCCGAGTATTAATAACTCAGCTAGAGGTTTTGTGTCAAGGCCCAGTCAGCGCAGTATAGCGAGCTTAGAAGTTGGTTCGGCGAATAGAGAGCTCGCCGAAGGTCTAGAGAATAATCTTGGGAGACGCAAACTGCGCAAAACACATACAGCACCCTCAACAAGCAACTCGCCAGCATCATCAGTTTCGTCGGATGGTGCTGAAAGCATTAGCGCTGTGCTCACGGGATCTAAAATTAATGATGGAGTCATAGCTCAATCACCGGCAAAAGAATAA
- the RBK1 gene encoding putative ribokinase (ancestral locus Anc_1.138), whose product MSITVVGSLNYDLVTYTDRLPEAGETFRANSFETHAGGKGLNQAIAIARLRHPGSKSLLRMVGNVGEDMFGQELLDLLTENGVDCKEVKKVGGMSTGVATILVEEKNGGQNRILLSEGANGKTVYGPDELSRIFNGKSSGGEKHYVVFQHEIPDPSSIMSWLKLNRPEFQIVFNPSPFKHLELEAWKNVDVLIVNEIEALQIVEAVYPEEECESYRSMIGNDFLGGYQKLCLEFQRRVVSQTNSATVVITLGSQGSLFCSKDHPQVGYTPSLTGINVVDTTGAGDTFLGSLVSQLHSGARLEDAIRFSTKSSSLTIQKKGAAETIPTFSEVMSLE is encoded by the coding sequence ATGAGCATCACGGTCGTTGGTTCGCTGAATTATGACCTAGTTACGTACACAGATCGTTTACCTGAAGCAGGTGAGACGTTCAGGGCGAATAGTTTCGAGACACATGCAGGCGGGAAGGGATTGAATCAGGCAATAGCTATTGCCAGACTACGACATCCCGGATCAAAGAGTCTCTTGAGAATGGTGGGAAATGTAGGCGAGGACATGTTTGGCCAAGAGTTGCTGGATTTACTTACCGAAAACGGCGTGGACTGCAAAGAAGTTAAGAAGGTGGGAGGAATGAGCACTGGCGTAGCAACAATCTTGGTAGAAGAGAAAAACGGGGGTCAGAACAGAATCCTACTGAGCGAAGGGGCTAACGGGAAAACTGTCTATGGTCCCGACGAGCTTTCGCGTATCTTTAACGGCAAGAGCTCTGGCGGTGAAAAGCATTACGTGGTGTTCCAACATGAAATACCGGATCCCAGTTCCATAATGTCCTGGTTGAAGCTAAATCGGCCCGAGTTTCAAATAGTATTCAATCCGTCGCCTTTCAAACATCTTGAGCTGGAAGCTTGGAAGAATGTCGATGTTTTAATCGTGAATGAAATAGAAGCCCTGCAAATCGTGGAGGCGGTTTACCCCGAAGAAGAATGTGAATCATATAGGAGCATGATTGGAAATGACTTTCTTGGTGGCTACCAGAAACTTTGTCTTGAATTTCAGCGCAGAGTTGTCAGCCAGACGAATTCTGCGACAGTGGTAATTACCCTCGGATCACAAGGGTCTCTGTTTTGCTCTAAGGACCATCCTCAAGTTGGATACACCCCTTCCCTCACGGGAATCAATGTTGTGGATACTACAGGCGCTGGTGATACCTTTCTAGGCTCTTTGGTTAGTCAACTGCATAGTGGAGCGCGGCTCGAGGATGCGATCAGGTTTTCTACAAAATCCAGCTCACTCACgattcagaagaaaggaGCAGCTGAGACTATACCAACATTTTCCGAGGTCATGTCGCTGGAATAA
- the RRP43 gene encoding exosome non-catalytic core subunit RRP43 (ancestral locus Anc_1.139), translated as MAENEAESLEIHPITFPPQVLARIEPELSLQRHLSLGIRPCLRKFEEFREVHVDQGSLSRYNSRSGGSNATSNSILGSNVLKCGSTFVITSITGAIIEETVPLRSENIGEEELMELTKRRDEVGKYATVFPLVEVERGRVGAPTDEEMTLSQRLHDCILHAGIIPKRALDVKCGVRITGKDGDVKIVYPDEQAEDVTVSHLQQQKKWSYVLYAKQRVFSRKGPVFDLCWNSLIYALKDTKLPRAFIDERATDFKMTVRTRGRSATIRETYDVKCDPEAWVPLNLVESKIGYASNFGIVDLDPEVQLNDDEDEDMELPTSLLLADIDTEAEEACIRSTISIIGDSSGNLSSVSLVGGGAKITPEAIRNALSLSRKRSADLSSKLATA; from the coding sequence ATGGCGGAGAATGAAGCAGAAAGTTTAGAAATCCACCCAATCACTTTTCCGCCCCAAGTTCTGGCTCGAATTGAGCCTGAATTGTCGCTTCAGAGACATTTATCACTGGGCATAAGACCATGCTTGAGGaaatttgaagagtttCGGGAAGTTCATGTCGATCAAGGAAGCTTATCTCGTTATAATTCAAGATCAGGAGGTTCTAATGCAACGAGCAATAGCATTTTGGGCTCAAATGTTCTAAAATGTGGTTCAACATTTGTCATAACATCTATCACCGGGGCAATCATAGAAGAAACTGTACCATTGAGAAGTGAGAACATAGGCGAGGAGGAGCTTATGGAGTTGACGAAACGGAGAGACGAGGTTGGGAAATACGCTACCGTTTTCCCCTTGGTCGAGGTCGAAAGAGGAAGGGTTGGAGCGCCAACCGATGAGGAAATGACATTGTCACAAAGACTGCACGATTGTATCCTACATGCAGGGATTATTCCAAAGAGAGCACTTGATGTTAAGTGCGGTGTTCGTATAACAGGCAAAGACGGTGACGTGAAGATTGTATATCCAGAtgagcaagctgaagatgtGACTGTATCCCAtttgcagcagcaaaagAAGTGGAGTTATGTGTTATATGCAAAACAGCGAGTATTCAGTCGAAAAGGACCAGTGTTTGATTTGTGCTGGAACTCTCTCATATATGCGCTGAAAGATACCAAGCTTCCAAGAGCTTTTATTGATGAACGTGCAACGGACTTTAAGATGACTGTCAGGACTCGTGGAAGAAGTGCTACGATAAGGGAGACTTATGACGTGAAATGCGATCCTGAGGCGTGGGTGCCATTAAACCTCGTGGAATCGAAGATCGGATACGCTTCGAATTTCGGCATCGTTGATCTGGATCCTGAGGTGCAATTaaatgacgatgaggacgaagacATGGAGTTACCAACATCTCTATTACTGGCAGACATCGATAcagaggctgaagaagcatgTATTCGATCAACGATATCAATCATCGGGGATTCCAGCGGAAATTTGAGTAGTGTATCGCTTGTAGGCGGCGGTGCTAAGATAACGCCTGAGGCCATAAGAAATGCATTATCGTTATCAAGGAAGAGGTCTGCAGATTTAAGTAGCAAGCTTGCTACAGCCTAG
- a CDS encoding elongation of very long chain fatty acids protein (ancestral locus Anc_1.140) has product MKQEYAIQWLEEYAIQLLEEYPKLREFMPTLDRPFFNISLWDHFNCVATKVTAGRFIPNEFEFVEGELPLSTLPSVVAAIVTYYVVIFGGRAVLKGSKPLKLNFFFQLHNIFLTTASLLLLVLMIEQLIPMISRNGLYYAICNIGAWTQPMVTLYYLNYLIKFVEFVDTLFLVLKHKNLTFLHTYHHGATALLCYTQLVGTTAISWVVIGLNLGVHVVMYFYYFLAARGIRVWWKEWVTRFQIIQFILDIGFIYFAVYQKVAHLFFPSFPHCGDCVGSTPATLSGFAIISSYLILFISFYIEVYRNKGTKKSRVIKRARGGVAAKVNEYVNVDLKNVSTPSPSPVRRRKI; this is encoded by the coding sequence ATGAAACAAGAATATGCCATTCAGTGGCTAGAAGAATACGCAATTCAATTGCTAGAGGAATATCCGAAATTGCGAGAATTCATGCCAACTTTGGATCGtccatttttcaatattTCACTATGGGATCATTTCAACTGTGTGGCTACGAAAGTAACTGCAGGAAGATTCATCCCAAATGAATTCGAATTTGTCGAAGGCGAGTTGCCTTTGAGTACTCTACCAAGCGTTGTTGCCGCAATTGTCACATACTATGTCGTAATCTTTGGGGGCAGAGCGGTGCTCAAGGGAAGcaagccattgaaattAAACttttttttccaattgCATAACATCTTCCTCACCACTGCCTCATTGTTATTACTGGTACTCATGATCGAACAATTGATCCCAATGATTTCCCGCAATGGATTATACTATGCTATTTGCAATATCGGCGCTTGGACTCAACCAATGGTCACATTGTACTACTTGAACTACTTGATAAAGTTTGTTGAGTTCGTGGACACCCTCTTTCTGGTACTAAAGCACAAAAATCTGACCTTCCTGCACACGTACCATCACGGTGCCACCGCATTGTTATGCTACACGCAACTGGTAGGCACGACTGCAATCTCCTGGGTTGTGATTGGCCTAAACCTCGGGGTTCATGTTGTGATGTATTTCTATTACTTTCTAGCTGCTAGGGGCATCAGAGTGTGGTGGAAGGAGTGGGTTACGAGGTTTCAGATCATTCAGTTCATCTTGGATATTGGATTTATCTATTTTGCCGTATACCAGAAGGTCGctcatcttttcttccCATCTTTCCCACACTGTGGTGACTGTGTTGGTTCTACTCCAGCCACCTTATCCGGTTTTGccatcatctcatcataCTTGATTCTGTTCATCTCTTTTTACATCGAGGTCTACAGGAACAAGGGTACGAAAAAGAGCAGAGTCATCAAGCGTGCTCGTGGTGGCGTCGCCGCTAAGGTCAACGAATACGTTAACGTCGACCTGAAAAACGTTTCCACTCCATCTCCCTCTCCTGtgagaaggagaaagatCTAG